A part of Vulpes vulpes isolate BD-2025 chromosome 15, VulVul3, whole genome shotgun sequence genomic DNA contains:
- the ARHGAP22 gene encoding rho GTPase-activating protein 22 isoform X3, translating to MASSQRDMEDWVQAIRRVIWAPLGGGTARRSHAHPLEPLPSGIFGQRLEDTVHHERKYGPRLAPLLVEQCVDFIRERGLTEEGLFRMPGQANLVRDLQDSFDCGEKPLFDSTTDVHTVASLLKLYLRELPEPVVPFARYEDFLSCAQLLTKDEGEGTLELAKQVSSLPLANYNLLRYICKFLDEVQSHSNVNKMSVQNLATVFGPNILRPQIEDPVTIMEGTSLVQHLMTVLIHKHSQLFAARAEEGLASPRGGPPCTVSWGSEEVPRDAQPEPSSPSTPGLPSHRTSSLDGATVAALSRTSPTGLGRRGSPVTTSPGKKVQTLPNWKSSFWQSGSRSGSPKVGNSSLEVPIISGGNWLMNGLSSLRGHRWASSGERLKDSSSAQRLSTYDNVPPPGGLFPSTPSVASTAWSGASSYEASARGSVSSCTACRASDSSACSSLHTEGALEPSPFPSSSEDHRSPELGRGLDDVGTCISSSEPSDPGSPTQDYARCSKALQGLVTELRAELCRQRTEYETSIKRLEEGSASLRKQMSRLEEELDQEKKKHTMLEIKLRNSERAREDAEKRNQLLQKEMEEFFSTLGSLTVGAKGDKAQK from the exons GGATCTTTGGGCAGCGCCTAGAGGACACAGTCCACCATGAGCGGAAGTATGGCCCCCGTCTGGCCCCCCTGCTGGTGGAACAGTGTGTGGACTTCATCCGGGAGCGCGGGCTCACTGAGGAGGGGCTCTTCCGCATGCCAGGCCAAGCCAACCTGGTGAGGGACCTGCAGGATTCCTTCGACTGTGGGGAAAAACCACTGTTTGACAG CACAACAGACGTGCACACGGTGGCCTCTCTGTTGAAGCTCTACCTGCGGGAGCTCCCTGAGCCCGTGGTCCCCTTCGCCAGGTATGAGGACTTCCTTAGCTGTGCCCAGCTGCTCACCAAGGACGAGGGGGAG GGGACTCTGGAGTTGGCTAAACAAGTGAGCAGCCTTCCCCTGGCCAACTACAACCTGCTCAGATATATCTGCAA GTTTCTGGATGAAGTTCAGTCCCACTCAAATGTCAACAAGATGAGCGTCCAGAACCTGGCAACTGTTTTTGGACCTAATATACTTCGGCCACAGATAGAAGACCCAGTAACCATCATGGAAG GCACTTCTCTGGTCCAGCACCTGATGACTGTCCTGATCCACAAACACAGCCAATTGTTCGCTGCGAGGGCCGAGGAAGGACTGGCCTCCCCGCGTGGGGGCCCACCGTGCACAGTGAGCTGGGGCTCGGAGGAGGTCCCGAGGGATGCCCAGCCGGaacccagcagccccagcaccccTGGCCTGCCATCACACAGGACCTCATCTCTGGATGGGGCCACTGTGGCGGCACTATCCAGAACCTCTCCTACGGGCCTGGGTCGCCGAGGCAGCCCTGTCACCACCAGCCCTGGGAAGAAGGTGCAGACTCTGCCCAACTGGAAGTCCTCCTTCTGGCAGTCAGGGTCCCGTTCGGGGAGCCCGAAGGTGGGCAACTCATCCCTGGAGGTGCCCATCATCTCTGGAGGGAACTGGCTCATGAACGGGCTGTCCTCTCTGCGTGGCCACCGCTGGGCCTCTTCGGGAGAACGGCTCAAGGACTCCAGTTCTGCGCAGAGACTCTCCACTTATGACAACGTGCCTCCTCCCGGTGGCCTGTTTCCCAGCACTCCCAGTGTGGCCAGCACAGCATGGTCGGGGGCCTCCTCTTACGAGGCATCGGCCAGGGGCTCAGTCAGCAGCTGCACGGCCTGCCGGGCCAGCGACTCGTCCGCCTGCAGCTCCCTGCACACTGAGGGGGCCCTCGAACCTTCCCCTTTCCCCAGCAGCAGTGAGGACCACCGATCTCCGGAGCTGGGCCGTGGCCTAGATGACGTGGGCACCTGCATCAGCAGCAGCGAGCCCAGCGACCCAGGCAGCCCGACCCAGGACTATGCCCGCTGCTCCAAGGCTCTCCAGGGCCTGGTCACGGAGCTCAGGGCAGAGCTGTGCCGGCAGAGGACTGAGTACGAGACAAGTATAAAAAG actTGAAGAAGGTAGTGCCAGCCTGAGGAAACAAATGTCACGGCTAGAAGAAGAACTggaccaagaaaagaaaaagcatacaaTGCTGGAAATAAAGCTGAGGAACTCAGAGCGGGCACGGGAAGATGCAGAGAAGAGGAACCAGCTGCTgcagaaggaaatggaggagTTTTTCTCAACCTTGGGAAGCCTGACTGTTGGGGCAAAAGGTGACAAAGCCCAAAAGTGA